In one Melopsittacus undulatus isolate bMelUnd1 chromosome 4, bMelUnd1.mat.Z, whole genome shotgun sequence genomic region, the following are encoded:
- the LOC101881101 gene encoding solute carrier family 2, facilitated glucose transporter member 9-like isoform X8, with protein MGDSREPAGPGLPSPCPCSGCSLAPTVGKETSRPGGDITGHLTFSLLSVTLLVSFGSSMLYGYNLAVVNSPAVHIKAFYNTTWSQRYGHGLAPGPLTLLYSLTVSTFSLGGLVGSLLVGVLVERYGRNGALSRSSLLVLLAGGFMGFSRELESPEMVIIGRCITGIHSGRCCLGYGTVHSPFLRLCTLQPIPRQLQKIFCSPWPQALLWRSPWGRQGHLPGRGEVWMMLGMGGDAPRAWLGTSTLLPSASPTSVPPVAPGICLSVVPLYLGEIAPKNLRGFLGLVPSIFICLGVFSAQVLGLPELLGEDRFWPLFLSVVVVPASLQLLLLHCFPESPRYLLIEKDDVCGTTRALCRFLGTPDVQDVIKEMKAEQQSLSSMEMVSVWQLLWDRSVRWQTLSVVVVNAGMQLSGIDALTPSPLLGRSGFTPTPSLRTRGSLYPRSPTPPWAPAPLKLLLG; from the exons ATGGGAGACTCGAGGGAGCCGGCAGGACCGGGGCTGCCTTCTCCCTGCCCCTGCTCCGGCTGCAGCCTCGCCCCGACGGTCGGGAAAGAAACCTCGCGGCCCGGCGGGGACATCACTGGG cATCTCACTTTTTCCCTGCTGTCAGTCACCCTCCTGGTGTCCTTTGGCTCCTCCATGCTTTATGGCTACAACCTGGCCGTGGTGAACTCGCCGGCAGTG cacatAAAGGCATTCTACAACACCACATGGTCCCAGAGGTATGGCCACGGGCTGGCCCCCGGCCCCCTGACCCTCCTCTACTCCCTGACTGTCTCCACCTTCTCCCTGGGCGGGCTGGTGGGCTCCCTGCTGGtgggggtgctggtggagcGCTACGGCAG GAACGGTGCACTGAGCCGCAGTTCTCTGCTCGTCCTCCTGGCCGGCGGCTTCATGGGCTTCAGCCGGGAGCTGGAGTCCCCTGAGATGGTGATCATTGGCCGCTGCATCACAGGGATCCACTCAGGTAGGTGCTGCTTGGGCTATGGGACTGTGCACAGCCCCTTCCTCAGGCTCTGCACCCTACAACCCAttcccaggcagctgcagaagattttctgttccccatgGCCGCAGGCTCTGCTGTGGAGGTCTCCATGGGGCAGACAAGGCCACCTTCCTGGTAGAGGGGAGGTGTGGATGATGCTGGGCATGGGAGGAGATGCACCAAGAGCCTGGCTAGGCACCAGCACCCTTCTCCCCAGTGCCTCTCCCACCTCAGTCCCTCCTGTTGCTCCAGGTATCTGTCTCAGTGTGGTGCCCCTCTACCTGGGAGAAATCGCCCCCAAGAACCTGCGGGGTTTCCTGGGGCTCGTGCCCAGCATCTTCATCTGCCTGGGGGTCTTTTCTGCTCAGGTCCTGGGCCTCCCGGAGCTGCTGGGTGAG GACAGGTTCTGGccccttttcctgtcagtgGTGGTCGTTCCCGCCTcccttcagctcctgctgctgcactgcttcCCAGAGAGCCCACGGTACCTGCTGATAGAGAAGGATGATGTCTGCGGGACCACCAGAG CGCTGTGCCGGTTCCTGGGGACACCGGATGTGCAGGATGTGATCAAGGAGatgaaggcagagcagcagtCGCTTTCCTCCATGGAGATGGTGTCTGtgtggcagctgctgtgggaCCGCTCTGTGCGCTGGCAAACGCTGTCGGTGGTGGTGGTGAACGCTGGCATGCAGCTCTCGGGGATCGATGCT cTCACACCAAGTCCCCTCCTCGGCAGATCTGGTTTTACACCAACACCATCTTTGAGAACGCGGGGATCCCTGTATCCCAGATCCCCTACGCCACCGTGGGCACCGGCACCATTGAAGTTGTTGCTGGGCTGA
- the LOC101881101 gene encoding solute carrier family 2, facilitated glucose transporter member 5-like isoform X6 — protein sequence MGDSREPAGPGLPSPCPCSGCSLAPTVGKETSRPGGDITGHLTFSLLSVTLLVSFGSSMLYGYNLAVVNSPAVHIKAFYNTTWSQRYGHGLAPGPLTLLYSLTVSTFSLGGLVGSLLVGVLVERYGRNGALSRSSLLVLLAGGFMGFSRELESPEMVIIGRCITGIHSGICLSVVPLYLGEIAPKNLRGFLGLVPSIFICLGVFSAQVLGLPELLGEDRFWPLFLSVVVVPASLQLLLLHCFPESPRYLLIEKDDVCGTTRALCRFLGTPDVQDVIKEMKAEQQSLSSMEMVSVWQLLWDRSVRWQTLSVVVVNAGMQLSGIDAQIWFYTNTIFENAGIPVSQIPYATVGTGTIEVVAGLIGCFTIEKLGRRPLLITGFCTMGICLAGITISLLLQTTMPWMCYVGVVCVIGTIAGFCIGPAGVPFLMTAELFTQSHRPAAYVVGGSLNWLCNFTIGFIFPFLQMSAGAFCFLIFCGVCLLVALYVYLVIPETKNKTFMEISHVFATRSSFPCIPVHLQMKKLHGYGALESSSLEDKNCNLP from the exons ATGGGAGACTCGAGGGAGCCGGCAGGACCGGGGCTGCCTTCTCCCTGCCCCTGCTCCGGCTGCAGCCTCGCCCCGACGGTCGGGAAAGAAACCTCGCGGCCCGGCGGGGACATCACTGGG cATCTCACTTTTTCCCTGCTGTCAGTCACCCTCCTGGTGTCCTTTGGCTCCTCCATGCTTTATGGCTACAACCTGGCCGTGGTGAACTCGCCGGCAGTG cacatAAAGGCATTCTACAACACCACATGGTCCCAGAGGTATGGCCACGGGCTGGCCCCCGGCCCCCTGACCCTCCTCTACTCCCTGACTGTCTCCACCTTCTCCCTGGGCGGGCTGGTGGGCTCCCTGCTGGtgggggtgctggtggagcGCTACGGCAG GAACGGTGCACTGAGCCGCAGTTCTCTGCTCGTCCTCCTGGCCGGCGGCTTCATGGGCTTCAGCCGGGAGCTGGAGTCCCCTGAGATGGTGATCATTGGCCGCTGCATCACAGGGATCCACTCAG GTATCTGTCTCAGTGTGGTGCCCCTCTACCTGGGAGAAATCGCCCCCAAGAACCTGCGGGGTTTCCTGGGGCTCGTGCCCAGCATCTTCATCTGCCTGGGGGTCTTTTCTGCTCAGGTCCTGGGCCTCCCGGAGCTGCTGGGTGAG GACAGGTTCTGGccccttttcctgtcagtgGTGGTCGTTCCCGCCTcccttcagctcctgctgctgcactgcttcCCAGAGAGCCCACGGTACCTGCTGATAGAGAAGGATGATGTCTGCGGGACCACCAGAG CGCTGTGCCGGTTCCTGGGGACACCGGATGTGCAGGATGTGATCAAGGAGatgaaggcagagcagcagtCGCTTTCCTCCATGGAGATGGTGTCTGtgtggcagctgctgtgggaCCGCTCTGTGCGCTGGCAAACGCTGTCGGTGGTGGTGGTGAACGCTGGCATGCAGCTCTCGGGGATCGATGCT CAGATCTGGTTTTACACCAACACCATCTTTGAGAACGCGGGGATCCCTGTATCCCAGATCCCCTACGCCACCGTGGGCACCGGCACCATTGAAGTTGTTGCTGGGCTGATTGGG TGTTTCACCATTGAGAAGCTGGGCCGGCGGCCCCTCCTCATCACTGGCTTCTGCACCATGGGCATCTGCTTGGCTGGCATCAccatctccctgctgctgcag ACTACCATGCCCTGGATGTGCTATGTTGGCGTTGTCTGTGTGATTGGCACCATCGCTGGCTTCTGCATAGGACCAG CTGGTGTCCCCTTCCTGATGACAGCGGAGCTCTTCACGCAGTCCCACCGCCCTGCTGCCTACGTTGTGGGGGGGTCCCTCAACTGGCTCTGCAACTTCACCATTGGCTTCATCTTCCCCTTCTTGCAG ATGTCAGCTGGTGCCTTTTGCTTCTTGATTTTCTGTGGtgtctgcctgctggtggccctGTACGTCTACCTTGTGATCCCCGAGACCAAGAACAAAACCTTCATGGAGATCAGCCACGTCTTTGCCACTCgcagctccttcccctgcaTCCCAGTCCACCTGCAGATGAAGAAACTCCATGGCTATGGGGCCTTGGAGAGCAGCTCCCTGGAGGACAAGAACTGCAACCTCCCCTGA